In the genome of Arvicola amphibius chromosome 2, mArvAmp1.2, whole genome shotgun sequence, the window TGATGACTGAATTAAGTTATAGGCTATAACAGTAGGAACAAGATTAATACATCTGCAATCTTCTCACAGGATCAACCTCTTTGGTGTGTCCAGGTAGGGTGGAAACTGATAATTTTTCTCCATCAAGTACATTACCTCTCCCTACCTCACCTCAGGCATGGCCTCCGTGCAGGGAGTCAATCACTCAGGAGTGTCAGAGTTCATCCTCATCGGCTTCTCTACCTTCCCTCACCTTCAGCTGATGTTCTTCCTGCTGTTCCTCCTCATGTACCTCTTCACGCTGCTGGGCAACCTGCTCATCATGGCCACCATCTGGACTGAACACagcctccacacacccatgtacctCTTCCTGTGTGCGCTCTCCATCTCTGAGATTTTCTACACCTTTGCCATCATCCCACGCATGCTGGCCGACCTGCTCTCCACGCTTCACTCCATCGCCTTCCTGGCCTGTGCCAGCCAGATGTTCTTCTCCTTCACATTCGGCTTCACCCACTCTTTCCTCCTCACAGTCATGggctatgaccgctatgtggccatctgtcaCCCACTGCGCTACAATGTGCTCATGAGCCCTGGTGGCTGTGCCTGCTTGGTTGCCTGGTCCTGGGTTGGTGGTTCATTAATGGGGACACTGGTGACAACAGCCATTTTCAATCTCACTTTCTGTGGACCCAATGAGATCCACCATTTTGCTTGTCATGTTCCCCCTCTATTGAAGCTGGCATGTGGAAAGGATGTACTTGTGGTAGCCAGAGGTGTAGGTCTTGTGTGCATCACAGCCCTCCTGGGAtgctttctcctcatcctcctctcctATACCTTCATTGTGGCAGCCATCTTGAAGATACCATCAGCTGAGGGTCGGCAGAAGGCCTTCTCCACCTGTGCATCCCACCTCACTGTGGTGATTGTGCACTATGGCTTTGCCTCTGTCATCTACCTCAAGCCCAAGGGTCCCAAGTCTCTAGAAGGAGACACCCTGATGGGTATCACCTACACGGTCCTCACCCCCTTCCTCAGCCCCATCATCTTCAGTCTCAGGAACAAGGAGCTGAAGAATGCCATGAAAAAGGCTTTCCTAAGCAAACTCTACCCAGAGAAATTTTAATGACCTATAAGAAAATTCTTGTGAATTGGTACGCCAAATTTTACTGCTTGTGAAAATTCTCTATAACCATGTGTTTATTTATGATACTTTCATATCAATGAAACCTTTGTAGTCATATGTAAGGGTACATGAAAGGGTTAACATCTGAGATTTATTTAGGGATGGAAATAACtatgagagaataaaaagaaagtcataaCCTTGCTGACCAGCTACAGGACACATATGAGCACTCAATTTGTTTTGAGTATTTCTCTGGTGAACTAATAGAAGCCTCACAATACTGAACAAACCAGAATTGCCTTTGTATTTATTGTGAGATATTtactgccctctgcctcccaaactccAGCCTTCTACAATCCCCAACAACACATATCCATAAAGCAACAAGAAATGGAAGGCTTAATGACATACTTTTGTCTGGTTGTACTAGAGAGGCATAATCTTTAAGTTTACTAAAGACAAGATGACAGAAGTGGCATACACCTTGACTCTTAGTcttttggaggcagaagcaggcgatgctctgagttcaaggttagcctcatctacagagtaagATTCTAGAAACCCtacttccaggaaaaaaaaagtttactgaaGACTGCCCTTTTGTTatagcagaggaaaacaaaacaccctaaGCTTCAGAATTCCCAGAATTTGTATACATAGAAGTTACAAAGCAGAATAAGAAAAGActagggaaatgactcagtgggccaAGTGCTTGCCTAATATAAATATAGGACCAAAGTTTGGATGCTAATGTCCAtggcaacaacaaaaccagatgtGGAAGAATGCagctgtaacctcagtgctggtGAGGGAGCATGAGAAGGGACAGGATGCTCCTTGTGCTGACTAGGTATTCTAGCTCAATTAATAAAGACTAGGTTCAGCAATAGACCCTTCTAATATAAATTAAGGTGGTATAGTGATTGATGAAGGCATCCAGCATTGACTTTTGGCCTCTTTATCTGTaagtgtacctgcacacacacacacacacacacacacacacatgcatatacacataaacatacatacagataaagaGCAATGacgggtctggggagatggctcagttggtcagTGCTTtctgtacaagcatgaagaccaacctgagtttgatccctggcatccatataaaAAGCTGAACATAACAGTGTGTACTTGTAATCTCAtcactggggaggaagaaacaggaggatgTATTACTGGAGCTTGCCAGCCAGATAATTTAGGTAAAGGAGAGGGCtgcaggttcagtaagagactttGGAGAGGGAAATacaaagagagggggagggacgagggaaggagggaaagagggtgtAGGCAAGCCGAGGTAAGGGCAggacaagaaaagagaaagtggattCTCAGAATAAATTGATGAAACCTTGTGTGAAACTCAAACACTTATAGACAGACATCGATTTCTTTATTGTTGAGTCAAGTAAACACTCCCACTGTGAGATATTGTCTGCTAAGATTGCAGAGACCACAGGTAGCTCTATTGAACAGAGTGATTGTGGGGCCCAGGGTAGATGTTTAGGTCATGGTTCTAAGGACTAAATGATTACTAGTTTTTCCATAAAGAGGGACTTCAGTATGGTATTTTAACTTGTTAAAACAGACATTTTCATATAGAGATTGAATAAAAAGAGACTGCACATCACTACTTCTGAAGTATGAATTCATTGAGCAATGAGAATATTTGGCAAATGTGTGCAGCCAGAGGCAAGTCGCAAACAGTTTTATCTAAAGTTTGGAAACTCAGAAAAGTCCCTTTGCAGAACATGTACTGTGCTGCTTGTTTctatctttttgttcttttcacaTATCAGGCAGCTTGTCATTACAGACTCTTAAGGCAGGAGCAGGACGAAGAGAATCTACCTTTGCCATGTGATGAGGTGGACCTGTTGCTCCAAAGATGCACGATTTGTCAAAGATCACCAAAACCAAAGTTCCCAGTTTCCAACATGAGTCTTTTCTGACTACACATCTTTTCCACTGCATGTGTTTCATGCAATGTTCTTACAAACTTTATGGGATCAAATTCCAGAGAAGCTGGCATTCCCCATATTCGAGAGTCTAAAGTCTCAGAGTGTGTAATGGTACAGGTGGACACATGCAGCCCACCACGCACTGACACATGCATCCTTCAATAGTAATGAAAGATTTCAAGTCTGAGTCTTTCAGGACTTTAAGTTTTATCGTTTAGGAATTTGCCAGCAATTCCTATGCATTGAGCTTCCCCAGGAACAAAACCAATATGGACAAGAATGAGAGTTAGATTCTTCATTCTTCTCCCCTTTTGAATTTATTTGgctatttcatacatgtatataatacatttcaatattatttacccccaactttctcctctccttccttctgactCAGTagtcccatttccctcctccttctccacctccgtCTCCTTCCTGTAAGCCATTATTACTGCTTGTTGAAATGTTGACTCATCATGttggcttgatcttatgcaggtAACTCTAGTTCTTGTGCACAACAATCATATCATATCCATAAGACAACTTTTCATAGAAATCCTCTACATCCCCTGGCTATGTTTCTTCTGCCCCACGAGCCTCTAAGGGGAGTAGGGATCCCAGGTAGTGTTGAGCAGTCAGCTGTCACTGATTCTCATTGCTTTGTCTAGTTATGATAGTTATGAGTTGCTACAGAAACTGCTGCCTACTGTAGAAAGTTAGGTCACTAGGCAAGGTTGAGCACAACACGAATCTATTCATATAACATAaatagaaggcagtttgacatgTAAATTTAGcagaacaacaataaaagatTCCTTCCCGCCACAACTTATGATCTCCAgagtctttcattttcttaaagatcc includes:
- the LOC119807276 gene encoding olfactory receptor 10H1, with the protein product MASVQGVNHSGVSEFILIGFSTFPHLQLMFFLLFLLMYLFTLLGNLLIMATIWTEHSLHTPMYLFLCALSISEIFYTFAIIPRMLADLLSTLHSIAFLACASQMFFSFTFGFTHSFLLTVMGYDRYVAICHPLRYNVLMSPGGCACLVAWSWVGGSLMGTLVTTAIFNLTFCGPNEIHHFACHVPPLLKLACGKDVLVVARGVGLVCITALLGCFLLILLSYTFIVAAILKIPSAEGRQKAFSTCASHLTVVIVHYGFASVIYLKPKGPKSLEGDTLMGITYTVLTPFLSPIIFSLRNKELKNAMKKAFLSKLYPEKF